The genomic window TTTCAGGATCCGTTCTCGAGTCTCGATCCGCGGATGACCGTCGGCGATATCGTCAGGGAGCCCCTGGACGTCCACGGCGTCGGCACCGAGGGAGAGCGACGAGACCGCGTCCGCGATCTCTTAGAGCGCGTCGGCCTCTCGGCCGACCAGTTCGACCGCTACCCCCACGAGTTCTCCGGCGGACAGCGCCAGCGGATCGGCATCGCCCGCGCGTTGGCCGTCGAACCCGAGTTCGTCGTGCTCGACGAACCGACCTCGGCGCTGGACGTCTCCGTCCAGGCGCAGGTGCTGAACCTGCTCGACGATCTGCAGGACGAGTTCGACCTCACCTACCTGCTGATCAGTCACGACCTCTCGGTGATCCGGCACGTCTGCGACCGCGTCGCCGTGATGTACCTCGGCGAGATCGTCGAAATCGGTCCCGTCGACGAACTGTTCGAGGCGCCGAAACACCCCTACACGCAGGCCCTGCTCGAGAGCGTTCCCAGGGCGTCGACCGACGAGCGCGAGCGCGACCGAGAGACGCTGGCCGGCGACGTCCCGTCGCCGCGGGACCCGCCCAGCGGCTGCCGGTTCCGGACCCGGTGCCCGATGGTGATTCCGCCCGAAGGCCTCGATATCGAACGGGAGACCTACCGCGAACTCATGACCCTTCGCGAGCGGATCGAGCGGCGGGACGTCTCACTCGAGGCCGTCGGCACCGACGAGCGGTTCGATATCGACGGCGATGGCGCAGCCGACGAGGACGTCCCCGCCGCGACCGCGGCGCTGAAGGAGC from Haloterrigena sp. KLK7 includes these protein-coding regions:
- a CDS encoding ABC transporter ATP-binding protein codes for the protein MSAGDPLVRVDDLRKYFWENDSLLDRLFGDEPVPVRAVDGVSFEIYEGETLGLVGESGCGKSTAGETMVRLLEPTDGRVEFDGEPVFALEGDALDAFRRAVQIVFQDPFSSLDPRMTVGDIVREPLDVHGVGTEGERRDRVRDLLERVGLSADQFDRYPHEFSGGQRQRIGIARALAVEPEFVVLDEPTSALDVSVQAQVLNLLDDLQDEFDLTYLLISHDLSVIRHVCDRVAVMYLGEIVEIGPVDELFEAPKHPYTQALLESVPRASTDERERDRETLAGDVPSPRDPPSGCRFRTRCPMVIPPEGLDIERETYRELMTLRERIERRDVSLEAVGTDERFDIDGDGAADEDVPAATAALKERLLETELPPRHEAVVDEALAELAAGNWTAAADRLRAEYESVCEREAPDLDDGSHPVACHLHGAAAERTDDPRSWT